In Rhizoctonia solani chromosome 7, complete sequence, one DNA window encodes the following:
- a CDS encoding Retrotransposable element Tf2 protein, with the protein MDSSLLDQIKEATQEDHSLDTTLLAVSDSKSMPHSIAQKFKDYTIQKGLLLYQGRIVVPDEPKIKQQLLSHFHDSPASGCQGRAQTLELISCHYYWPAMIFQVNCYVESCEICQRSKGHVHNYALNPLSVPAGPWEDISYDFIVKLSKCKGYYSILVVVDCFSKMMHLIPSKETATAEDVAQMLLQHVWKLHGTPKHTVCDRGTTFNSRFLKALYKSLQTTPGFSTAYHPQSDGQTEIKNQWLEAYLRPFINHRQSDWVDWLPLAEFAHNNARSKATGKLPFEIVYGHSPVILLLLEPTGLPIADDRAKQLAETIQEVQASIKWAQERYKQADTGKPPPEFQPGDKVWLLASNITLQHPNKKLDHKQYSPFSVIERVGSHAYCLALPETMRIHDVFHVSLLPAFKQDTEFDCTFTPQPPVITAEGEEEYKVDKFVDWAAEDRIWKVITK; encoded by the coding sequence ATGGATTCATCCTTGCtggatcaaatcaaggaagctacTCAGGAAGACCATAGTCTTGACACAACCTTGCTAGCTGTATCAGACTCTAAATCCATGCCCCACAGCATTGCACAAAAGTTCAAGGACTATACAATTCAGAAGGGTCTACTTttgtatcaaggaagaataGTTGTGCCAGATGAACCCAAGATCAAACAGCAGCTCTTATCTCACTTCCATGATTCCCCTGCTTCTGGttgccaaggaagagcaCAAACTCTAGAGTTAATCAGTTGTCACTATTACTGGCCAGCAATGATATTCCAAGTCAATTGCTATGTGGAGTCCTGTGAAatctgccaaagaagcaagggCCATGTACACAACTATGCTCTCAACCCGCTTTCTGTCCCTGCAGgcccctgggaagacatctcatatgatttcattgtcaagttGTCCAAGTGTAAAGGATATTACAGCATTCTGGTGGTTGTAGACTGCTTCTCAAAAATGATGCACTTGATTCCCTCCAAGGAAACTGCCACTGCTGAGGATGTAGCTCAGATGCTCCTGCagcatgtctggaagctacatgggACTCCCAAGCACACTGTGTGTGACAGAGGGACTACATTCAACTCCAGGTTCCTCAAGGCACTCTACAAATCTCTGCAAACCACTCCTGGTTTCTCTACTGCTTATCACCCACAATCTGATGGGCAAACTGAGATCAAGAACCAATGGCTAGAGGCTTACCTACGTCCCTTCATTAATCATAGACAGTCTGATTGGGTTGATTGGCTCCCActggctgaatttgctcataacaatgccagaagcaaagcaacaggcaaattgccctttgagattgtgtatGGCCATTCTCCTGTCATTTTACTGCTCCTAGAACCCACTGGATTGCCTATTGCTGATGACAGAGCCAAGCAACTGGCTGAGACTATTCAGGAAGTACAGGCGtcaatcaaatgggctcagGAGCGCTACAAACAGGCAGACACAGGGAAACCACCTCCTGAGTTTCAACCAGGAGATAAAGTTTGGCTTCTGGCTTCCAATATCACGTTGCAGCACCCCAACAAAAAGCTAGACCATAAGCAGTATAGCCCTTTCTCTGTCATAGAGAGAGTAGGCTCTCACGCCTATTGCCTGGCTCTCCCTGAGACCATGAGaatccatgatgtgttccATGTCAGCTTATTGCCTGCTTTCAAACAAGAcacagagtttgattgcaCATTCACCCCTCAGCCGCCTGTAATCACagcagaaggagaagaagagtacaaagtagACAAATTTGTAGATTGGGCAGCAGAAGACAGAATCTGGaaggttattacaaagtag
- a CDS encoding DDE superfamily endonuclease → MDTREQTTWPKVMWKKGEAYLPKNMVPSFCSGRQSLVLWGCIAHGKKGPLIPLELLPKVVTKTRCSHGRGLTSEAYAKQVIKGLLNQFLNSLEVERGHKILIVEDGAASHRGPEAQQNWAELGIEQLTHLANSPYLNPIGPIWRLLKSCVFKIPGAHKNRDTLLKAANKVWASISVDNINKHTGDTDAWVEAIKAAKGGPTEF, encoded by the coding sequence ATGGACACCAGGGAACAGACTACTTGGCCAAAGGTTATGTGGAAGAAGGGAGAAGCATATCTCCCCAAAAACATGGTCCCCAGCTTCTGTAGTGGGCGCCAAAGTCTTGTCCTGTGGGGATGCATTGCGCATGGCAAGAAGGGGCCATTGATTCCATTGGAACTGTTGCCCAAAGTTGTCACAAAGACCAGGTGCTCACATGGCAGGGGGCTCACTTCAGAAGCATATGCCAAACAAGTTATCAAAGGTCTGCTCAATCAATTTTTAAATAGTCTAGAGGTGGAACGGGGTCATAAGATCCTGATTGTTGAAGATGGGGCAGCATCACATAGGGGACCAGAGGCTCAGCAGAATTGGGCAGAATTGGGCATTGAGCAACTGACCCATCTGGCAAATTCTCCTTATCTTAATCCCATTGGGCCCATATGGCGCCTGCTCAAATCATGTGTATTCAAGATCCCTGGAGCTCATAAAAACCGTGACACACTTTTGAAGGCAGCTAACAAGGTCTGGGCCAGCATTTCAGTGGACAATATCAATAAACACACAGGGGATACGGATGCTTGGGTTGAGGCTATCAAAGCTGCCAAGGGAGGGCCAACTGAGTTCTAG